One window from the genome of Chroococcidiopsis sp. TS-821 encodes:
- a CDS encoding ABC transporter ATP-binding protein yields MANSRLAQLSSYLRPHWRTCTVGILALLIVNALGVYIPLLIRNIIDTLQVTFSFGQVVQYVILIFILSSVMWVIRMISRVALFGVGRQVEFDLKQKIFEHLLRLEPSYFAANTAGDLINRATSDVDNIRRLLGFAVLSIANTIFAYALTLPVMLAISVQLTLAAIAVYPLMMFLVQSFSDRLRKEQQQVQEELSTVSELIQEDMSGIALIKIYAQEENERRAFRHKNQQLLNANLKLAKTRNTLFPLVSGLAYVSLLTLLWLGSGQLIAGTLSVGDFIALILYVERLVFPTALLGFTITAYQRGEVSIDRIESILTVSPKIQDSDKAISIAKDQVRGEIIARNLSFTYPGSTEPALKKVSFKITPGETVAIVGPIGAGKSTLANAIPRLLDIEPGQLFLDGNDITQIKLHDLRSAIAYVPQDSFLFSTTIKNNIRYGDPLSEQTEVEYSAKQAQIHAEILNFPQQYKTIVGERGITLSGGQRQRTALARALLVDAPVLILDDALSSVDNQTATEILNNLSQGTQRKTVVFISHQMSAAATADRIFVMDRGQIVQTGTHAELVQQPGLYRTLWNQHQMKELLQ; encoded by the coding sequence ATGGCAAATTCTCGGCTCGCTCAACTTAGTTCTTATCTGCGTCCTCACTGGCGAACTTGTACAGTAGGAATTTTAGCTTTATTGATTGTTAATGCTTTAGGTGTTTATATTCCACTACTGATTCGTAATATCATTGACACGCTTCAAGTTACATTCAGTTTTGGGCAAGTTGTTCAATACGTCATACTCATTTTTATACTGAGTTCCGTCATGTGGGTTATCCGCATGATTTCGCGAGTGGCGCTATTTGGTGTAGGACGCCAAGTTGAGTTTGACCTGAAACAGAAGATTTTTGAACATTTATTAAGGCTTGAGCCATCCTATTTTGCTGCGAATACTGCGGGCGATCTGATTAACCGAGCAACAAGTGATGTCGATAATATTCGACGACTACTAGGATTTGCTGTTTTGAGTATCGCGAATACGATATTTGCTTATGCTTTAACACTTCCCGTCATGCTCGCAATTAGCGTGCAACTCACGCTAGCAGCGATCGCAGTTTACCCACTCATGATGTTTCTGGTGCAATCGTTTAGCGATCGCCTGCGCAAAGAACAACAACAGGTGCAAGAAGAACTCTCTACAGTCAGCGAACTGATTCAAGAAGACATGAGTGGCATTGCCCTGATCAAAATTTACGCACAGGAAGAAAACGAACGTCGTGCTTTTCGCCACAAAAATCAGCAGTTACTTAATGCAAATCTAAAATTAGCCAAGACACGCAATACTTTATTTCCACTTGTCAGTGGGCTTGCCTATGTTAGCTTACTCACTCTCTTGTGGCTAGGTTCAGGACAGTTGATTGCTGGTACTCTTTCTGTCGGTGATTTTATTGCTCTAATACTCTACGTCGAGCGGCTTGTCTTTCCAACCGCACTATTAGGATTTACAATCACAGCTTATCAACGTGGGGAAGTCAGTATCGATCGCATCGAGTCAATTTTGACTGTATCGCCAAAAATTCAAGATTCTGACAAGGCTATCTCGATTGCCAAAGACCAAGTCCGAGGTGAGATAATCGCAAGAAACTTAAGCTTTACTTATCCTGGATCTACAGAACCAGCTTTAAAAAAAGTTAGTTTCAAGATTACCCCAGGAGAGACAGTCGCAATCGTAGGACCAATTGGTGCAGGCAAATCAACATTAGCAAATGCTATCCCTCGTCTTTTAGATATTGAACCAGGACAACTTTTTTTGGATGGCAATGATATTACTCAAATAAAATTACACGACTTGCGCAGTGCGATCGCTTACGTTCCCCAAGACAGTTTCTTATTCAGTACCACAATCAAAAATAATATCCGCTATGGCGATCCTTTAAGCGAACAAACCGAAGTCGAATATAGTGCAAAACAAGCACAAATTCATGCAGAAATTCTCAATTTCCCTCAACAATACAAAACCATAGTCGGCGAACGCGGTATTACACTCTCTGGGGGACAACGACAGCGTACTGCTCTAGCAAGGGCTTTATTAGTCGATGCACCCGTACTAATTCTCGATGATGCTTTATCCAGCGTAGACAATCAAACTGCAACCGAAATTCTGAATAACCTTTCGCAGGGAACACAACGCAAAACGGTTGTTTTTATTTCGCACCAAATGTCTGCTGCTGCAACCGCCGACCGCATTTTTGTGATGGATCGAGGTCAAATAGTGCAAACAGGGACACACGCAGAACTTGTGCAACAGCCAGGACTATACCGTACACTGTGGAATCAGCATCAAATGAAAGAATTACTGCAATAA
- the psaB gene encoding photosystem I core protein PsaB encodes MATKFPKFSQDLAQDPTTRRLWYGIATAHDFETHDGMTEENLYQKLFATHFGHVAIIFLWTSSLLFHVAWQGNFEQWIKDPLNVRPIAHAIWDPHFGKAAVDAFTQAGATYPVNIAYSGVYHWWYTIGMRTNNDLYSGAVFLLILAGVFLFAGWLHLQPKFRPSLSWFKSAEPRLNHHLAGLFGVSSLAWTGHLVHVAIPESRGQHVGWDNFLTTLPHPEGLRPFFTGNWGVYAANPDTANHVFGTSQGAGTAILTFLGGFHPQTQSLWLTDMAHHHLAIAVLFIIAGHMYRTNFGIGHSIKEMLNAKNFFGTKTEGQFNLPHQGLYDTINNSLHFQLSLALAALGTITSLVAQHMYALPPYAFMGQDFTTQAALYTHHQYIAVFLMVGAFAHAGIFWVRDYDAEQNKGNVLDRVLQHKEAIISHLSWVSLFLGFHTLGLYVHNDVVVAFGTPEKQILIEPVFAQFIQASHGKVLYGLNTLLSNPDSVASTAGAAWLPGWLDAINNGTNSLFLTIGPGDFLVHHAFALGIHTTVLVLVKGALDARGSKLMPDKKDFGYAFPCDGPGRGGTCDISAWDAFYLALFWALNTVGWVTFYWHWKHLGIWQGNVAQFNESSTYLMGWLRDYLWLYSAQLINGYNPYGMNNLSVWAWMFLFGHLVWATGFMFLISWRGYWQELIETLVWAHERTPLASLVRWKDKPVAMSIVQGRLVGLAHFTVGYVLTYAAFVIASTAGKFG; translated from the coding sequence ATGGCAACAAAATTTCCAAAATTTAGCCAGGATCTCGCGCAGGACCCAACAACACGTCGCCTGTGGTACGGGATTGCCACAGCCCACGATTTTGAGACCCACGACGGGATGACCGAAGAGAATCTGTATCAGAAGCTCTTCGCAACCCACTTTGGTCACGTGGCGATCATTTTCTTGTGGACCTCCAGCCTCCTGTTCCACGTAGCCTGGCAAGGTAACTTCGAACAGTGGATTAAAGATCCATTAAATGTCCGTCCGATTGCCCACGCAATTTGGGACCCTCACTTTGGTAAAGCCGCAGTTGATGCGTTTACGCAAGCAGGTGCGACATACCCCGTTAACATTGCTTACTCTGGTGTTTACCATTGGTGGTACACCATTGGCATGCGGACAAACAATGACTTATACAGCGGTGCAGTATTTCTCTTGATACTTGCTGGTGTCTTTTTGTTCGCTGGCTGGTTGCACCTCCAACCCAAGTTCCGTCCTAGCTTATCTTGGTTTAAGAGCGCCGAGCCACGCCTCAACCACCACTTAGCAGGTTTGTTTGGTGTTAGCTCGCTTGCTTGGACAGGTCACTTGGTTCACGTTGCGATTCCTGAATCGCGCGGACAGCACGTTGGTTGGGATAACTTCTTAACAACACTTCCTCACCCAGAGGGCTTAAGACCATTCTTTACAGGAAACTGGGGCGTTTACGCCGCTAATCCTGACACAGCTAATCATGTTTTCGGTACATCACAAGGCGCAGGAACCGCGATTCTCACTTTCTTAGGTGGCTTCCATCCGCAAACGCAGTCGCTATGGCTGACGGATATGGCACACCACCACCTAGCGATCGCAGTATTGTTCATCATCGCTGGTCATATGTACCGGACAAACTTCGGAATTGGTCACAGCATCAAAGAAATGCTTAATGCCAAGAATTTCTTTGGCACCAAAACCGAAGGTCAGTTCAACCTGCCACACCAAGGGTTGTACGACACAATTAACAACTCGCTACACTTCCAGTTGTCCTTGGCACTGGCTGCACTGGGAACTATCACTTCCTTGGTAGCCCAGCACATGTATGCGCTGCCACCGTATGCGTTCATGGGTCAAGATTTCACTACCCAAGCTGCGCTGTACACTCATCACCAATACATTGCTGTATTTCTAATGGTAGGTGCGTTTGCGCACGCAGGTATTTTCTGGGTACGTGACTACGATGCGGAACAAAACAAAGGCAACGTTCTTGACCGCGTACTACAGCATAAAGAAGCGATCATCTCGCACTTAAGCTGGGTATCACTATTCCTAGGTTTCCACACCCTAGGTTTATACGTCCACAACGACGTAGTAGTTGCCTTCGGCACACCTGAGAAGCAGATTTTGATTGAGCCAGTATTCGCTCAATTTATCCAAGCTTCGCACGGTAAAGTGCTATACGGCTTGAACACATTGCTATCTAACCCAGATAGCGTTGCTTCTACCGCTGGTGCTGCATGGCTACCAGGCTGGTTGGATGCAATCAACAATGGTACTAATTCGTTATTCTTAACGATTGGACCTGGTGACTTCTTAGTTCACCATGCGTTTGCACTAGGGATTCACACCACAGTTCTCGTTCTGGTTAAAGGTGCTTTGGACGCTCGCGGTTCTAAGCTCATGCCAGACAAGAAAGACTTTGGTTATGCATTTCCTTGCGATGGTCCAGGTCGCGGCGGTACTTGTGACATCTCAGCTTGGGATGCCTTCTACCTCGCTTTGTTCTGGGCACTAAATACAGTAGGTTGGGTAACTTTCTACTGGCACTGGAAACATCTAGGTATTTGGCAAGGCAACGTTGCACAGTTTAACGAGTCTTCTACATACCTCATGGGCTGGCTGCGCGATTACCTGTGGTTGTATTCAGCACAGTTGATTAATGGTTACAACCCATACGGTATGAACAACTTGTCAGTTTGGGCTTGGATGTTCTTATTCGGACACCTCGTTTGGGCAACCGGCTTCATGTTCTTGATCTCTTGGAGAGGCTACTGGCAAGAGTTAATTGAAACTCTCGTCTGGGCACACGAACGGACTCCTCTCGCAAGCTTGGTTCGTTGGAAAGACAAGCCAGTTGCTATGTCCATCGTTCAAGGTCGTTTAGTTGGTTTAGCTCACTTCACTGTTGGCTATGTTCTGACGTACGCAGCGTTTGTCATTGCCTCAACGGCTGGTAAGTTTGGTTAA
- the psaA gene encoding photosystem I core protein PsaA yields the protein MTMSPPEREEKKARVIVDNDPVPTSFEKWGQPGHFDRTLAKGPKTTTWIWNLHALAHDFDTHTSDLEDISRKIFAAHFGQLAVIFLWLSGMEFHGARFSNYEAWLSDPIGIKPSAQVVWPIVGQDILNADVGGGFHGIQITSGLFQVWRAAGFTNSFQLYVTAIGGLVAAALMLFAGWFHYHKRAPKLEWFQNAESMLNHHLAGLLGLGCLSWAGHQIHVALPVNKLLDAGVAPKDIPLPHEFILNNSLMAELYPSFAKGLTPFWTLNWGQYADFLTFKGGLNPVTGGLWLTDTAHHHLALAVLFIVAGHMYRTNWGIGHSIKEILENHKGPFTGDGHKGLYENMTTSWHAQLGTNLAMLGSLTIIVAHHMYAMPPYPYLATDYATALSIFTHHMWIGGFLIVGGAAHATIFMVRDYDPAVNQNNVLDRVIRHRDAIISHLNWVCMFLGFHSFGLYIHNDTMQALGRPQDMFSDTAIQLQPVFAQFVQNIHTLAPGSTAPNALEPVSYAFGGGVVAVGGKIAMMPIALGTADFMIHHIHAFQIHVTVLILLKGFLFARNSRLIPDKANLGFRFPCDGPGRGGTCQVSGWDHVFLGLFWMFNTIAIAVYHFSWKMQSDVWGTIDPDGTIAHITGGNFAMSANTINGWLRDYQWAQAAQVIQSYGSALSAYGLLFLGAHFVWAFSLMFLFSGRGYWQELIESIVWAHNKLKVAPTIQPRALSIIQGRAVGVAHYLLGAIVTIWAFFEARIISVG from the coding sequence ATGACGATGAGTCCTCCGGAGCGAGAGGAAAAAAAGGCAAGGGTTATCGTCGATAACGACCCTGTACCCACTTCATTTGAAAAATGGGGACAGCCTGGTCACTTTGATCGCACCTTAGCTAAAGGTCCCAAAACAACTACCTGGATTTGGAACCTACACGCTCTCGCCCATGATTTTGATACTCATACCAGCGACCTAGAAGACATCTCGCGCAAGATCTTTGCGGCGCACTTTGGTCAGCTGGCTGTGATCTTCCTCTGGTTGAGCGGCATGGAATTTCATGGCGCTCGCTTTTCAAACTACGAAGCTTGGCTAAGCGACCCAATTGGGATCAAGCCAAGTGCGCAAGTTGTTTGGCCAATTGTTGGTCAAGATATTCTTAATGCCGATGTTGGCGGTGGTTTCCACGGTATCCAAATTACTTCTGGATTATTCCAAGTTTGGCGTGCTGCTGGTTTTACAAATTCCTTCCAACTCTACGTAACTGCAATTGGCGGTTTAGTGGCAGCAGCTTTAATGCTATTTGCAGGTTGGTTCCACTACCACAAGCGCGCTCCTAAACTGGAATGGTTCCAGAATGCGGAGTCGATGCTCAACCACCACTTGGCAGGCTTACTAGGCTTAGGTTGTTTATCTTGGGCAGGTCACCAAATTCACGTAGCTTTACCAGTTAATAAGCTGCTGGATGCGGGAGTAGCACCCAAGGACATTCCCCTACCCCACGAATTCATCCTGAATAATAGCTTGATGGCAGAGTTGTATCCTAGTTTCGCCAAGGGCTTAACTCCCTTCTGGACATTAAACTGGGGACAATATGCTGACTTTCTCACCTTTAAGGGCGGATTAAACCCTGTAACAGGTGGTTTATGGTTGACTGATACAGCGCACCATCACTTGGCGTTGGCTGTGCTGTTCATCGTGGCGGGTCATATGTACCGTACCAACTGGGGTATCGGTCACAGTATTAAGGAAATTCTAGAGAACCATAAAGGTCCTTTCACAGGTGACGGACATAAAGGTCTCTACGAGAACATGACTACGTCCTGGCACGCGCAGCTAGGAACCAACCTAGCAATGCTGGGTTCGCTGACAATTATTGTGGCGCATCATATGTACGCGATGCCTCCGTATCCGTACTTGGCAACTGACTACGCCACAGCGCTATCGATCTTTACGCACCACATGTGGATTGGCGGCTTCTTAATTGTTGGTGGAGCAGCACACGCGACGATATTCATGGTGCGCGATTACGATCCAGCAGTGAACCAAAACAACGTGCTCGATCGAGTAATTCGTCACCGCGATGCGATTATTTCGCACCTCAATTGGGTATGTATGTTCCTTGGCTTCCACAGCTTTGGTTTATATATCCATAACGACACGATGCAAGCGTTAGGTCGTCCGCAAGATATGTTTTCGGACACCGCAATTCAATTGCAGCCTGTGTTTGCACAGTTTGTCCAAAACATCCACACTCTAGCACCTGGTTCTACAGCACCTAATGCGCTTGAACCTGTGAGCTATGCTTTTGGTGGTGGTGTAGTGGCTGTAGGTGGCAAAATTGCCATGATGCCGATCGCCTTGGGTACGGCGGATTTCATGATCCACCACATCCATGCTTTCCAAATTCACGTTACAGTATTGATTCTACTGAAGGGCTTCTTATTTGCTCGAAACTCGCGTTTGATTCCAGATAAAGCAAATCTTGGCTTCCGCTTCCCCTGCGATGGTCCAGGACGCGGTGGTACCTGTCAAGTATCAGGTTGGGATCACGTGTTCTTAGGTTTATTCTGGATGTTTAACACGATCGCGATCGCAGTCTACCACTTCAGCTGGAAGATGCAGTCGGATGTGTGGGGAACGATTGACCCAGACGGTACCATAGCGCATATCACGGGTGGTAACTTTGCCATGAGTGCAAATACCATCAATGGTTGGCTGCGTGACTATCAATGGGCGCAAGCAGCGCAAGTGATTCAGTCCTACGGCTCGGCACTCTCTGCATACGGTCTGCTGTTCCTAGGCGCTCACTTTGTTTGGGCTTTTAGCCTCATGTTCCTCTTCAGCGGACGTGGTTATTGGCAAGAGCTGATCGAGTCGATCGTTTGGGCACATAATAAACTAAAGGTCGCCCCAACAATTCAACCCCGCGCGCTAAGTATTATTCAAGGTCGTGCGGTAGGAGTAGCTCACTACTTGTTAGGAGCGATCGTTACAATCTGGGCGTTCTTCGAGGCGCGCATAATTTCAGTAGGTTAG